Proteins encoded by one window of Enterobacter hormaechei subsp. xiangfangensis:
- a CDS encoding fimbrial protein yields MLRSFMFLLLTSVSGMSYATCSGSSIVYGTPITIDLSDKLSPATPTWTGSFTTQYSGSFNCTTGNSEFSYTPILSTDSKYATILGFSNNKYMVRAEITNPPANKTLSASGSHTASELNTPFTVRFTLVNQSGTTLTGDTANMSDVLFVSDMSGLSIWEIITWPINQVIKIAQWLFSGFKWPYDNRDMFGQPMIIKYAPKLTTCSFDNAGLTVALPTLGIPQLSASSQPGLTPFSLNMSCQNVGVNGNSDRAIEMFLSSTQLLSTDSSVLIDSSSSAAQGVGLRLIKRDAPQTPVTFSTSTTSRGNATMIFSVAAGAALDEHFTLPMAAYYYVWAPAQVSQGKINTSATLNIIYP; encoded by the coding sequence ATGTTACGATCATTCATGTTCCTGCTCCTCACCAGCGTTAGCGGGATGAGCTATGCCACCTGCTCCGGCAGCAGCATCGTTTATGGCACACCGATTACCATTGATTTATCGGATAAGCTGAGCCCGGCCACGCCCACATGGACCGGCAGCTTCACCACCCAGTACAGCGGCTCGTTCAACTGTACGACGGGTAATAGCGAATTTTCTTACACGCCGATCCTCTCGACCGACAGCAAATACGCGACCATCCTCGGATTCAGCAACAACAAGTATATGGTGCGGGCGGAGATCACCAATCCCCCGGCCAATAAAACCCTGTCTGCCAGCGGTAGCCATACGGCGTCTGAGCTGAATACACCGTTTACGGTTCGCTTCACCCTCGTTAACCAGAGCGGCACCACCCTGACGGGGGATACGGCGAACATGAGCGACGTTCTGTTCGTCAGCGACATGAGCGGGTTATCTATCTGGGAAATCATCACCTGGCCAATCAATCAGGTCATCAAGATAGCGCAGTGGTTATTCAGCGGGTTCAAGTGGCCTTACGACAACCGCGATATGTTTGGTCAGCCGATGATCATCAAATACGCGCCAAAACTGACTACCTGTTCCTTTGATAATGCGGGGCTGACCGTGGCGCTGCCGACGCTCGGCATTCCCCAGCTCAGTGCATCCTCACAGCCGGGGCTGACGCCTTTTTCACTGAACATGAGCTGTCAGAACGTCGGGGTTAATGGCAATTCCGATCGGGCAATTGAGATGTTTCTGTCCAGCACGCAGCTGCTTTCGACCGACAGCTCGGTGCTGATCGACAGCAGCAGTAGCGCGGCGCAGGGCGTGGGGCTCCGCCTGATAAAACGTGACGCCCCGCAAACGCCGGTGACCTTCTCTACCTCGACCACCAGCCGTGGCAACGCCACAATGATCTTCAGCGTGGCGGCTGGCGCGGCGCTGGACGAACATTTCACCCTTCCGATGGCGGCGTACTATTACGTGTGGGCACCCGCCCAGGTGAGCCAGGGTAAGATCAATACATCGGCTACGCTGAATATTATCTACCCCTGA
- the nlpA gene encoding lipoprotein NlpA has translation MKLRMGVLLLTGLLLAGCDQGGNDARHIKVGVINGAEQDVAEVAKKVAKEKYGLDVELVGFSGSLLPNDATNQGELDANVFQHRPFLAEDNKAHNYNLVAVANTFVFPMAGYSRKIKSVSELKDGATIAIPNDPTNLGRALLLLQKEKLITLKPDVGLLPTALDITANPKNLQIMELEGAQLPRVLDDPKVDVAIISTTYLQQTGLSPVHDSVFIEDKNSPYVNIVVTREDNKDAENVKEFIQSYQSPEVAKAAETLFNGGAVPGW, from the coding sequence GTGAAACTTCGAATGGGTGTGCTTCTCCTGACTGGCCTGCTGCTCGCGGGCTGTGACCAGGGCGGCAATGATGCCAGACACATTAAAGTCGGCGTAATCAATGGCGCTGAGCAGGACGTGGCGGAAGTCGCCAAAAAGGTGGCAAAGGAGAAATACGGTCTGGATGTTGAGCTGGTGGGCTTTAGCGGCTCGCTGCTACCCAACGATGCCACCAACCAGGGCGAACTGGACGCCAACGTCTTCCAGCATCGCCCTTTCCTTGCAGAAGATAACAAGGCGCACAATTACAATCTGGTCGCCGTGGCCAATACCTTCGTCTTCCCGATGGCGGGTTACTCCCGAAAGATTAAATCGGTGTCTGAGCTGAAGGACGGCGCAACCATTGCGATTCCAAACGATCCCACCAACCTTGGTCGCGCGCTGTTGCTGCTGCAAAAAGAGAAGCTGATTACCCTTAAACCGGATGTTGGCCTGCTGCCAACGGCGCTGGATATTACCGCGAACCCGAAAAACTTACAGATTATGGAGCTGGAAGGGGCGCAGCTGCCGCGCGTGCTGGACGATCCGAAAGTGGATGTGGCCATCATCAGTACCACCTATCTCCAGCAAACGGGGCTGTCTCCGGTACACGACAGCGTCTTTATTGAAGACAAAAACTCACCCTATGTGAATATTGTGGTCACGCGTGAAGACAACAAAGACGCTGAAAACGTGAAGGAATTTATCCAGTCCTATCAGTCGCCGGAAGTGGCGAAAGCGGCAGAGACCCTTTTTAACGGTGGCGCGGTGCCGGGCTGGTAA
- a CDS encoding EAL domain-containing protein — MYTVLPSPLLQRISGLRFQPLVDLHSGQVFAHEVLVEIRNVNLEVLFASLPSRSALQIFFWQANTLLQIPARDGYWLNLPAEHLLDERAIRLLLALRHQQRLTIEIQDPLTITRLSEAEQRHLHATLVRLKEAGWQIWLDDLTRELAEAFARLALPLDGVKIDRSALRERAPLAPFVQEVRTGIAQSILIEGIENSRDLARARTSGAQSGQGFLWPESRTDARVTL; from the coding sequence ATGTATACCGTTCTTCCCTCTCCCCTGTTGCAACGTATCTCAGGGCTGCGCTTCCAGCCGCTTGTCGATCTTCATTCGGGCCAGGTGTTCGCGCATGAAGTGCTTGTGGAGATCCGTAACGTCAATCTTGAGGTGCTGTTTGCCTCGCTGCCCTCGCGCAGCGCGCTGCAAATCTTCTTCTGGCAGGCCAACACTCTCTTACAGATACCCGCCCGGGACGGTTACTGGCTAAACCTTCCGGCAGAGCACCTTCTCGACGAACGCGCTATCCGGTTGTTGCTGGCGTTACGCCATCAGCAGCGGTTAACGATTGAAATTCAGGATCCCCTGACCATCACACGGCTGAGCGAGGCTGAGCAACGTCATCTTCATGCCACGCTTGTTCGGTTAAAAGAGGCGGGATGGCAAATCTGGCTGGACGATTTAACCCGGGAGTTGGCTGAGGCGTTCGCGCGGCTTGCGCTACCGCTGGATGGGGTAAAAATTGACCGTTCAGCACTGCGCGAGCGCGCGCCGCTTGCCCCGTTTGTGCAGGAGGTCAGGACAGGTATCGCGCAATCAATTCTTATCGAAGGCATCGAAAACTCGCGGGATCTGGCGCGCGCCCGCACGTCCGGCGCACAGTCTGGCCAGGGTTTTCTGTGGCCCGAAAGCCGAACCGATGCCCGCGTAACGCTTTGA
- a CDS encoding LuxR C-terminal-related transcriptional regulator has protein sequence MVFYKINIFKEIIFRALQDLLPDYVLNITQVDSTEQALAAVADNNVDVFFTEFNYLLNHKEWSAEVSSRFTSLCKTHHVRRVLLVPELPYGLLKKVLEMKFELTISQQDELTELKKELPALLMADGQKPSISSWLRRVMRSGSRARSILSAREWEVLHLIVEGFSTTEIARHRNRSVSTIATQKHNAMKKLNLSNHSELIKYVQAVGKMEE, from the coding sequence ATGGTGTTTTACAAAATAAATATATTTAAAGAGATAATATTCCGGGCGCTCCAGGATCTTTTACCCGATTACGTACTGAACATTACTCAGGTCGATTCCACAGAACAGGCGCTGGCGGCGGTGGCGGATAATAACGTGGATGTTTTCTTCACTGAATTTAATTATCTGCTTAATCATAAAGAGTGGAGTGCGGAGGTCAGCAGCCGTTTTACATCTTTATGTAAAACCCATCACGTCAGGCGTGTTCTGTTGGTGCCCGAGCTGCCTTACGGGCTGTTAAAAAAAGTTCTGGAGATGAAATTTGAATTAACCATCAGTCAGCAGGATGAATTGACTGAACTGAAAAAGGAATTACCCGCGTTGCTCATGGCGGACGGGCAAAAACCGTCGATCTCTTCGTGGCTCAGGCGGGTAATGCGGTCCGGCTCCCGGGCGCGCTCCATCCTCTCGGCCAGAGAGTGGGAGGTGCTTCATCTTATTGTGGAAGGATTTTCAACGACGGAGATTGCCCGTCATCGAAACCGTTCGGTCAGTACTATTGCGACGCAGAAGCATAATGCGATGAAAAAGCTGAATCTTTCCAACCACAGCGAACTGATTAAGTATGTGCAGGCGGTTGGAAAGATGGAGGAATAG
- a CDS encoding GNAT family N-acetyltransferase produces the protein MHLITTENVTPQEKEELLTGLRAYNAQYLDLGTFSGDIGVYMRDDNGVMLGGLIGVRKGDWLNIDYLWVSDSVRGTGVGSQLIKTAEEEARRKGCRHALVDTVSFQARPFYEKQGYQVQMSLQDYPYQGMQRHYLSKNL, from the coding sequence ATGCATCTGATCACGACGGAGAACGTCACACCACAGGAAAAAGAAGAATTATTAACGGGGCTAAGAGCCTATAACGCGCAGTATTTAGATCTGGGGACGTTTAGTGGCGATATTGGCGTATATATGCGAGACGACAATGGCGTCATGCTGGGCGGGTTAATCGGCGTACGGAAAGGCGACTGGCTGAACATCGACTATCTGTGGGTCAGCGACAGCGTGCGGGGAACGGGCGTGGGAAGCCAGCTTATCAAAACGGCTGAAGAGGAGGCCCGTCGCAAAGGCTGTCGTCACGCGCTGGTGGATACGGTCAGCTTCCAGGCGCGTCCGTTCTATGAAAAACAGGGTTATCAGGTGCAGATGTCCTTGCAGGATTACCCTTATCAGGGAATGCAGAGACACTATCTGTCCAAAAATCTTTAA
- a CDS encoding YicS family protein, with translation MKSAHLVCLLVCLIFAAFVHAQEKSAPEKEAQIKQQVLKDVKKTCTPQKKQSDKAWQAMILSSEANQLLIKNAITAVKRDNLDAYWDAVSQVDCMEDY, from the coding sequence ATGAAATCTGCACACCTGGTTTGCCTGCTCGTTTGCCTGATTTTCGCTGCGTTTGTTCACGCGCAGGAGAAGAGCGCTCCGGAGAAAGAGGCCCAGATAAAACAGCAGGTCCTGAAAGATGTAAAGAAAACCTGTACCCCGCAGAAAAAGCAGAGCGATAAAGCCTGGCAGGCGATGATTTTGTCGTCTGAGGCCAATCAGCTGCTGATCAAAAACGCCATCACCGCCGTGAAGCGTGACAACCTGGACGCCTACTGGGATGCAGTAAGTCAGGTGGATTGTATGGAAGATTACTGA
- a CDS encoding LuxR C-terminal-related transcriptional regulator: protein MQNKKTIHVAVVDSCEFTMIGLQSLGKREPDEKHDVIFHGFTHIEELAMSEQLFDIIIYDPLNTRHFRVTTNDDILCIKQKQVTAKIYIYSLSAGYLKFKHVDGVISKRVSLGDIKALWQILMSQTPQESGRYNVGMTTRLRTPARLSSEEASVLRGYSCNLKTKQIARQLGCNVRLVYFYKNNAMNKLKAVRGPSFYQSIRWILN from the coding sequence ATGCAAAATAAAAAAACAATTCACGTTGCCGTTGTTGACAGCTGCGAATTCACGATGATTGGCCTGCAATCGCTTGGAAAGCGTGAGCCTGATGAAAAACACGACGTTATTTTCCATGGGTTTACCCATATCGAAGAACTTGCTATGAGTGAACAACTCTTTGATATCATCATTTATGATCCGTTGAATACGCGTCATTTCCGGGTGACGACGAATGACGACATTCTCTGTATTAAACAGAAACAAGTGACAGCGAAGATCTATATCTATTCGTTATCCGCCGGCTATTTGAAATTCAAACATGTTGATGGAGTCATCAGCAAAAGAGTCTCCCTGGGGGATATCAAAGCGCTGTGGCAAATACTGATGAGCCAGACGCCGCAAGAGTCTGGCCGTTACAACGTAGGCATGACGACCCGCTTACGCACCCCGGCGAGGCTGTCCAGCGAGGAGGCAAGCGTATTGCGCGGCTATTCCTGTAATCTCAAAACCAAGCAAATCGCCCGTCAGCTGGGGTGTAACGTCAGGCTGGTTTACTTTTATAAGAACAACGCCATGAACAAGCTTAAAGCCGTGCGTGGCCCCTCGTTTTACCAGAGCATTCGCTGGATCCTGAATTAA
- a CDS encoding TetR/AcrR family transcriptional regulator, with the protein MSAQKDNSEPRRPGRPRGGKRVTASREQLLDIALNLFSRQGIANTSLNAIAREAGVTPAMLHYYFNSREQLLDAMIEERFLPLRERIGAIFADNRDSPVDALTEMVRVLAELAEKYRWFAPLWMQEVIGEMPVLRTHLQARFGDEKYHTTLATIKGWQQEGKLNPALAPELLFTTLLSLVLVPFSRMRNDERLSALSPEIVVRHVLAVIGTGIGG; encoded by the coding sequence ATGTCAGCACAAAAGGACAATTCTGAACCCCGCCGCCCCGGTCGGCCACGCGGCGGCAAGCGCGTTACCGCCAGCCGTGAACAGCTGCTGGATATCGCCCTGAATCTCTTTTCCCGCCAGGGGATCGCCAATACGTCGTTGAACGCTATTGCCCGCGAAGCAGGCGTGACGCCCGCCATGCTGCACTACTACTTCAACTCCAGAGAACAGTTGCTGGATGCGATGATTGAGGAGCGCTTCCTGCCGTTACGCGAGCGGATCGGGGCGATTTTCGCCGACAACCGGGATTCGCCGGTGGATGCCCTGACGGAAATGGTCAGGGTGCTGGCCGAACTGGCTGAAAAGTATCGCTGGTTTGCCCCGCTGTGGATGCAGGAGGTGATTGGCGAGATGCCGGTACTGCGCACCCATTTGCAGGCACGCTTTGGCGATGAGAAATATCACACCACGCTGGCAACCATCAAAGGCTGGCAGCAGGAAGGAAAGCTGAATCCGGCGCTGGCCCCCGAACTGCTGTTCACTACGCTGCTGAGCCTGGTGCTGGTGCCGTTCTCCCGCATGCGCAATGACGAGAGGCTTAGCGCCCTCTCGCCGGAGATCGTGGTGCGCCACGTGTTAGCCGTGATAGGCACCGGGATCGGCGGTTAA
- a CDS encoding LacI family DNA-binding transcriptional regulator, protein MSTINDVSRLAGVSKATVSRVLSGSRGVKEASRQAVLKAVDELNYRPNVIAQSLLSQSTGCIGVICAQENINQTTGYLYALEKHLSQHQKHLLLRFAHTKTEVMNALEELSCGLCDDILVIGARFPLDVDMDNVILVDCMEADNANSIQFDHAFAAETACNYLTSQGRRQIALIHPHGSGFADQVLLGYKHALEKNFLPFNRNLVYMDATSSSVALQELLNNASTLNFNALLVADEQEAQRVIPQLQAFNKSVPEDIMVFSLGGSLHLPGIPVIPAIEYSMDAMAARIVSWLTEKTQMLGSYVLRGDLIIPDVRKR, encoded by the coding sequence ATGTCTACAATCAACGATGTATCGCGTCTGGCCGGGGTGTCCAAAGCCACGGTATCACGGGTGTTGAGCGGGTCGCGTGGCGTTAAAGAAGCCAGCCGCCAGGCTGTTCTGAAAGCGGTGGACGAGCTGAACTATCGTCCCAATGTGATCGCCCAGTCGCTGCTCAGCCAGTCGACGGGCTGCATTGGGGTGATTTGCGCGCAGGAAAACATTAACCAGACCACCGGTTACCTGTACGCGCTGGAAAAACACCTCAGCCAGCATCAAAAACATCTGCTGCTGCGTTTCGCACACACGAAAACAGAAGTGATGAACGCCCTTGAAGAACTCTCCTGCGGCTTATGTGATGACATTCTGGTGATTGGCGCGCGTTTCCCGCTGGACGTGGACATGGACAACGTGATTCTGGTCGACTGTATGGAAGCCGATAACGCCAACAGCATTCAGTTCGATCACGCGTTCGCGGCTGAAACGGCCTGCAACTATCTCACCAGCCAGGGGCGTCGCCAGATAGCGCTCATCCACCCGCACGGCAGCGGCTTTGCCGATCAGGTGCTGTTGGGTTACAAACATGCGCTGGAGAAAAACTTCCTGCCCTTTAATCGCAACCTCGTGTATATGGACGCAACTTCATCGTCCGTTGCGCTTCAGGAATTACTCAACAACGCGTCCACGCTGAACTTCAACGCGCTGCTGGTGGCGGATGAGCAGGAAGCCCAGCGGGTGATCCCGCAGTTACAGGCGTTTAATAAATCGGTACCGGAAGACATCATGGTCTTTAGCCTCGGCGGTTCGCTGCATCTGCCGGGTATCCCGGTGATCCCGGCCATTGAGTATTCCATGGACGCCATGGCGGCGCGTATCGTGAGCTGGCTGACAGAGAAAACGCAGATGCTGGGGTCCTACGTGCTGCGCGGGGATTTAATTATTCCAGATGTGCGGAAGCGTTAA
- a CDS encoding MDR family MFS transporter, producing the protein MESDVMTQPAKKAPSIKLLFSALLLVMLLSALDQTIVSTALPTIVGELGGLDKLSWVVTAYILSSTIVVPLYGKFGDLFGRKIVLQIAIVLFLVGSALCGLAQNMTQLVLMRALQGLGGGGLMVISMAAVADVIPPADRGRYQGLFGGVFGLATVIGPLIGGFIVQHASWRWIFYINLPLGLFALLVIGAVFHGSARRSKHEIDYLGAIYLSMALLCIILFTTEGGTIRQWSDPQLWCILAFGLTGIAGFIYEERLAWEPIIPLSLFRDRSFLLCSLIGFIIGMSLFGSVTFLPLYLQVVKDATPTQAGLQLIPLMGGLLLTSIISGRIISRTGKYRLFPILGTLLGVVGMMLLTRISITSPTWQLYLFTGVLGMGLGLVMQVLVLAVQNSVSADQYGVATSGVTLFRSIGGAIGVALFGAVFTHILQSGLIDRLPEGAELPRELNPVAIHHLPDALRLDYLDAFGSAIHAVFMLAAGIMVLAFVLSWFLREAPLRRQA; encoded by the coding sequence ATGGAGTCCGACGTAATGACTCAACCTGCGAAAAAGGCGCCGTCGATTAAGCTGCTGTTCAGCGCACTCCTGCTGGTGATGCTGCTCTCGGCGCTGGATCAAACCATTGTTTCCACCGCGCTGCCGACTATCGTGGGTGAGCTGGGCGGGCTGGATAAACTCTCGTGGGTGGTAACGGCCTATATCCTCAGTTCGACCATCGTGGTGCCGCTGTACGGCAAATTCGGCGATCTGTTTGGCCGAAAAATCGTTCTGCAAATCGCGATTGTGCTGTTCCTTGTGGGGTCCGCGCTGTGCGGTCTGGCGCAGAACATGACCCAGCTGGTGCTGATGCGCGCCCTGCAAGGGCTGGGGGGCGGGGGGCTGATGGTGATCAGCATGGCTGCCGTGGCGGACGTGATCCCGCCTGCCGATCGGGGTCGCTATCAGGGGCTGTTTGGCGGCGTGTTTGGCCTGGCGACGGTGATAGGGCCGCTGATCGGCGGGTTTATCGTTCAGCACGCATCCTGGCGCTGGATTTTCTACATCAACCTGCCGCTGGGGCTGTTTGCGCTGCTGGTGATTGGCGCGGTTTTCCACGGCAGCGCGCGGCGCAGCAAGCATGAGATTGATTACCTGGGGGCGATTTACCTCAGCATGGCGTTGCTGTGCATCATTCTGTTTACCACCGAGGGGGGGACGATCCGCCAATGGAGCGACCCGCAGCTGTGGTGCATTCTGGCCTTCGGCCTGACGGGGATCGCCGGGTTTATCTACGAAGAGCGGCTGGCGTGGGAGCCGATTATCCCGCTGTCGCTCTTCCGCGACCGCAGCTTCCTGCTCTGTAGCCTGATCGGTTTTATTATCGGCATGTCGCTGTTTGGCTCCGTCACTTTCCTGCCGCTCTATTTACAGGTGGTAAAAGACGCCACGCCGACGCAGGCCGGTTTGCAGCTCATCCCCCTGATGGGGGGGCTGTTGCTCACCTCCATCATCAGCGGGCGCATCATCAGCCGTACCGGGAAATATCGTCTGTTCCCGATCCTCGGCACGCTGCTCGGCGTGGTGGGGATGATGTTACTGACGCGCATTTCAATCACCTCTCCAACCTGGCAGCTTTACCTGTTTACCGGCGTGCTGGGCATGGGGCTGGGACTGGTGATGCAGGTGCTGGTGCTGGCGGTGCAAAACAGCGTGTCAGCCGATCAATACGGCGTCGCGACGTCTGGGGTGACGCTGTTCCGCTCCATTGGCGGGGCGATTGGCGTTGCGCTGTTTGGCGCGGTGTTCACCCATATTCTGCAATCAGGTCTGATCGACAGGCTGCCGGAAGGGGCGGAACTGCCGCGCGAACTTAATCCCGTTGCCATACACCATCTGCCTGATGCCCTGCGTCTGGACTATCTGGATGCGTTCGGCTCGGCGATCCATGCGGTGTTCATGCTGGCGGCGGGGATTATGGTGCTGGCGTTTGTGTTGTCGTGGTTTTTGCGCGAAGCGCCGCTGCGTCGGCAGGCGTGA